Proteins from a genomic interval of Lactococcus protaetiae:
- a CDS encoding beta strand repeat-containing protein — MKTLKFGKKGRKKHFAFKSMLCLMIVSILPFVNFSILYQDVGQGKVSQATVEKIFKPRVAIAQTITPTAAPARPSLPTTPMVSAASPTTFGYQQSISSLLSTAQKTQIVLLRSLNGATATVYKTYSIASSSLNAATGQIYTDNNANYDYILYIGGNVTAPAYWNSQFSNGSNNFEALNKRAKSITLISNPADPLTSTNSQATGTNYILTFPKGTNVDTNAEPEIYFGCNTVFRNLTFTSSTATTAGTAFNTAGAGKVSLYAQGNKFAMAGGAWCLSTLNLVGGSKNSDVNWQSTDGNVNHGAGQAGTNLWVASTGNCGTQILAGMDSTNNTLTGDAHATIVGFGSGGINWYEGSNAGTINGSVYNDIRVTTGSGNIQNIWGGGNAATINGNVVTTVNNSVPIGLDTFYGTFNSSGTDKVTGTVYNTITGKGTWYDGQGYYVGGGRYGTIGTSGTTTDAISNNFDTSGFTSGDAIFVGGDDRAYAGAGQGTGLSSGIIYGNVTNYVKTGFTTGRIISLTGVFGMHFNGLYGPSSGISTNTSYTYSPTQAEVNSFINGTSSAQADANVAASSDGKVGAMFGNAYTWVQGGVVSVPTVGSALEDTTAAYTRGGGFLGYIKGNTTVELGTSNGSTVGGSGMVTAAGWSSGDASTGTNAYTETQNPNLSNVSGYRVFGGGGTGSRGPLGYFQTGQATVIQNNVAAYGIYGGNYGGILNGSSLNIVNAGITNTSAGGGYLDAAQLGNAELDVYNGQVDSQAIAAGQSTMGMVGNAQASLASGSYINGSAYGYVGIGGSVLKGNTVISVVDADLTGSPASGSKVITGGAYNGSVKGNTDLEFSMSSSAKTKALPSGTVLSGTGVLTATGGVGSGTTNSTTVNITTGQTGLLNNNVMIYGDASTGANTTLGSNTITVNAAGNAMTGKILSTAYNFSSLTSPTGLTGLSQTTAININALSSVASVSAGGDNDNFTNSMPLNGNTATINVGDGTNALTISANKMTSFTQFNLNKNVALTLNNAGLLNGGTTATAANHGASYSTFGNATLNDGSNLILPKTTVLASLAKLTVSGIATYTSPYTLNTGQFNLSGYSANTGSALTWNPTGTAPVLNDTSTSTTNLSQFISDYKNQNGVDLSNLFTNNSSNQSSYYQNGYYQGKQLGYPVLTFTGATALTGNQGINEPGLAGVVQTTSNSNFLSSATVNGQTLYGDIDTGTIANTEVAVMSPQGAAYQVVPTQFDFGVYQTNFSSPIMTTAIYKRASTTDADMQTYNTIFSKWSNGSQLNVQMTTPLTNTTNSASKLTGDVGYNGAKGNYTDISNQQTVQEYAGFGYDNLSKDDAWANANGAGTTGKGMYLHVTPGTAIAGQYQGTMTWSYQISPTSP; from the coding sequence ATGAAAACATTGAAATTTGGAAAAAAAGGCAGAAAAAAACACTTTGCTTTTAAGAGTATGTTGTGCTTGATGATAGTATCAATACTACCTTTTGTAAACTTTAGCATACTTTATCAAGATGTTGGACAGGGAAAAGTTTCGCAAGCAACTGTAGAAAAGATTTTTAAGCCTAGAGTTGCGATTGCCCAAACAATCACACCAACCGCTGCACCAGCAAGACCAAGTCTTCCAACCACTCCCATGGTGAGTGCAGCCAGTCCAACAACATTTGGCTATCAGCAATCAATTAGTAGCTTGCTCAGTACAGCGCAAAAAACGCAAATTGTGCTACTTCGTTCACTAAACGGTGCAACAGCAACCGTTTATAAAACTTACAGCATTGCATCTAGCTCGTTGAATGCGGCAACAGGACAGATTTATACAGATAATAATGCAAATTATGACTACATCCTGTATATAGGTGGAAATGTAACAGCACCAGCCTATTGGAACTCACAATTCTCAAATGGTTCTAATAACTTTGAAGCATTGAACAAGAGAGCAAAATCTATTACTTTAATAAGCAATCCTGCTGACCCGTTGACTTCCACTAATAGTCAGGCAACTGGTACCAACTATATATTGACTTTCCCAAAAGGAACGAATGTTGATACAAATGCAGAACCAGAAATTTATTTCGGATGTAACACGGTTTTTAGAAACCTGACCTTTACATCTTCAACGGCAACGACTGCTGGTACAGCGTTTAATACTGCTGGAGCAGGGAAAGTTTCCCTCTATGCTCAAGGCAATAAATTTGCTATGGCAGGAGGCGCTTGGTGTCTTTCAACTCTAAACCTAGTAGGTGGCTCAAAAAATAGTGATGTCAATTGGCAAAGTACCGATGGTAATGTTAACCACGGTGCAGGCCAAGCAGGAACTAATCTTTGGGTAGCATCAACAGGAAACTGTGGGACACAGATTCTTGCAGGGATGGATTCAACAAATAATACCTTGACTGGTGATGCTCATGCAACTATTGTTGGTTTTGGCTCAGGAGGAATCAATTGGTACGAAGGCTCTAATGCTGGTACGATTAACGGAAGTGTTTACAATGACATTCGTGTAACGACAGGTTCAGGAAATATCCAAAACATCTGGGGTGGTGGTAATGCCGCTACAATCAACGGCAATGTCGTCACCACTGTAAACAATAGTGTGCCAATAGGTTTAGATACTTTCTATGGTACATTCAATTCATCGGGTACCGACAAGGTCACAGGGACTGTCTATAACACAATCACTGGTAAAGGAACTTGGTATGATGGTCAAGGCTATTATGTCGGTGGTGGACGTTATGGCACTATCGGAACAAGTGGAACGACAACAGACGCTATCTCCAACAACTTTGACACTTCTGGCTTTACGTCAGGAGATGCGATATTTGTTGGGGGAGATGACCGAGCGTATGCTGGTGCTGGTCAAGGGACTGGCTTATCAAGTGGTATTATCTATGGTAATGTCACTAACTATGTGAAGACTGGTTTTACAACAGGTCGAATCATTTCTCTAACGGGTGTGTTTGGAATGCATTTTAATGGACTGTATGGTCCATCATCAGGTATCTCAACCAATACAAGCTATACTTATTCTCCTACTCAAGCAGAAGTAAATAGTTTTATTAACGGTACGAGCTCAGCACAAGCGGATGCAAATGTTGCAGCAAGTTCAGATGGAAAAGTAGGAGCAATGTTTGGTAACGCCTATACTTGGGTTCAAGGTGGTGTCGTATCGGTACCTACAGTCGGTTCGGCTCTGGAAGATACAACAGCTGCTTATACTCGCGGAGGTGGTTTCTTAGGATATATCAAAGGAAACACAACTGTTGAGTTAGGGACAAGTAATGGTTCAACCGTTGGTGGTTCAGGTATGGTAACAGCTGCAGGCTGGTCAAGCGGGGATGCAAGTACAGGAACGAATGCCTACACAGAAACACAAAATCCAAATCTATCTAATGTCTCCGGATATAGAGTATTTGGTGGTGGTGGTACAGGAAGTCGTGGACCACTTGGTTATTTCCAAACAGGTCAAGCAACTGTGATTCAAAACAATGTCGCAGCTTACGGTATCTACGGAGGAAATTATGGTGGGATTCTAAATGGTTCTTCACTTAATATCGTCAATGCTGGTATTACAAATACTTCAGCTGGTGGTGGTTATTTAGATGCTGCTCAGCTCGGCAACGCTGAGTTAGATGTGTATAACGGTCAAGTTGATAGTCAAGCTATTGCAGCTGGGCAGTCTACAATGGGCATGGTTGGCAATGCACAAGCGAGTCTAGCTTCAGGGAGTTATATCAACGGTTCAGCTTATGGTTATGTTGGTATTGGTGGTAGTGTCCTAAAAGGAAATACGGTAATTAGCGTAGTAGATGCTGACCTTACTGGTAGTCCGGCTTCGGGAAGCAAAGTTATTACAGGAGGCGCTTATAATGGTTCTGTAAAAGGAAATACAGACCTAGAATTCTCAATGAGTTCATCTGCGAAGACTAAAGCTCTTCCGAGTGGCACAGTTCTTTCGGGAACAGGTGTTTTAACAGCTACTGGTGGCGTAGGGTCGGGTACTACGAACAGTACGACAGTAAATATAACAACTGGACAAACTGGCCTGCTAAATAACAACGTAATGATTTACGGAGATGCATCTACAGGTGCTAATACAACCTTGGGAAGTAATACCATCACAGTCAATGCAGCAGGAAATGCGATGACTGGTAAGATACTATCAACAGCATATAACTTTAGTAGCTTGACAAGTCCGACAGGGCTGACAGGTTTGTCACAAACGACAGCAATCAATATCAATGCTTTGAGTTCAGTCGCAAGTGTATCAGCTGGTGGAGATAATGACAACTTCACAAATAGTATGCCATTAAATGGTAATACAGCAACGATTAATGTTGGAGATGGTACAAATGCTTTGACTATATCTGCAAATAAGATGACAAGCTTCACACAGTTTAATCTAAACAAAAATGTAGCCTTGACGCTTAATAATGCTGGTTTGTTAAATGGTGGGACCACAGCGACTGCTGCCAATCATGGTGCAAGTTACTCTACATTTGGTAATGCAACGCTTAATGATGGTTCAAACTTGATTTTGCCTAAGACAACAGTACTTGCTTCTCTAGCAAAATTGACCGTATCGGGAATCGCAACTTATACTTCTCCATATACGCTGAACACAGGTCAATTTAATCTTTCTGGTTATAGTGCAAATACTGGAAGTGCATTGACATGGAATCCTACTGGTACAGCACCAGTATTGAATGATACCTCAACTTCAACAACAAACTTGTCACAATTTATTAGTGACTACAAAAATCAAAATGGTGTAGATTTATCTAATCTGTTTACTAACAACTCATCAAATCAGTCAAGTTACTATCAAAATGGTTACTATCAAGGAAAACAATTGGGTTATCCTGTATTGACCTTCACAGGAGCAACAGCTCTTACGGGTAATCAAGGAATCAATGAACCTGGTTTGGCGGGTGTTGTGCAAACAACGAGCAACTCTAACTTCTTGAGTTCAGCGACTGTGAACGGTCAAACACTCTACGGTGATATTGATACTGGAACAATTGCAAACACAGAAGTTGCAGTGATGAGTCCACAAGGTGCAGCTTATCAGGTAGTGCCTACTCAGTTTGATTTTGGTGTGTACCAAACAAACTTTAGTAGCCCTATTATGACCACTGCAATCTACAAGCGGGCAAGTACGACAGATGCAGATATGCAAACTTATAACACTATATTTAGTAAATGGTCTAATGGCAGTCAGCTTAATGTACAGATGACTACTCCGCTGACGAATACCACAAACTCTGCATCAAAATTAACAGGGGATGTCGGTTATAATGGCGCGAAAGGAAACTATACAGATATAAGTAATCAGCAAACTGTCCAAGAATATGCAGGATTTGGCTACGATAATCTTTCAAAAGATGATGCGTGGGCAAATGCTAATGGTGCTGGAACTACAGGTAAGGGGATGTATCTCCATGTCACTCCAGGGACAGCAATTGCTGGACAATACCAAGGAACAATGACTTGGTCTTACCAAATCTCACCAACAAGTCCATAA
- the radA gene encoding DNA repair protein RadA, whose amino-acid sequence MAKKKSSFICQNCGYKSATYLGRCPNCGEWSSFVEEVEVQEVKNQRVSMTGERSKPMKLDEVELFDTPRIETDLDEFNRVLGGGVVPGSLVLIGGDPGIGKSTLLLQVSTQLASRGRVMYVSGEESAQQIKLRAERLGDIDRDFYLYAETNMQSIRSEIEHLKPNFLIIDSIQTIMTPEIQSTQGSVSQVREVTGELMQIAKTNDIATFIVGHVTKEGQLAGPRMLEHMVDTVLYFEGERNNTFRILRAVKNRFGSTNEIGIFEMQGHGLIEVNNPSEVFLEERLEGSTGSAIVCALEGTRPILVEIQALTTPTMFGNAKRTTSGLDFNRVSLIMAVLEKRAGLLMQNQDAYLKSAGGVKLDEPAIDLAVAIAVASSYKELSTDARECFIGEIGLTGEIRRVTRIEQRINEAAKLGFKKVYAPKNSISGIEIPENIEVVGVTTLMECMKLVFS is encoded by the coding sequence ATGGCTAAGAAAAAATCATCCTTTATTTGCCAAAATTGTGGCTATAAATCGGCAACATATCTTGGACGGTGTCCAAACTGTGGAGAATGGTCTTCATTTGTTGAAGAAGTTGAAGTCCAAGAAGTTAAAAATCAAAGAGTTTCAATGACTGGTGAACGTTCAAAACCGATGAAACTAGATGAAGTTGAACTTTTTGACACACCAAGAATCGAGACAGACTTAGACGAGTTTAATCGCGTACTTGGTGGAGGTGTTGTACCAGGTTCTTTAGTCTTAATCGGTGGAGACCCAGGGATTGGTAAATCAACATTGCTTCTACAAGTATCCACACAGTTGGCATCACGTGGCCGTGTCATGTATGTCAGTGGTGAAGAGTCTGCTCAGCAGATTAAATTACGAGCAGAGCGACTTGGAGATATTGATAGAGATTTTTATCTTTATGCTGAAACAAATATGCAGTCTATTCGCTCAGAAATAGAACATTTGAAACCCAATTTTCTGATTATTGACTCTATCCAGACGATTATGACACCAGAGATACAGTCTACACAAGGGTCAGTAAGTCAAGTACGTGAAGTGACAGGAGAGCTGATGCAGATTGCTAAAACCAATGATATTGCAACTTTCATCGTTGGTCACGTCACAAAAGAAGGACAACTTGCAGGCCCTCGGATGCTTGAGCATATGGTAGATACAGTTTTATATTTTGAAGGTGAAAGAAATAACACTTTTAGGATTTTGCGCGCAGTAAAAAACCGTTTTGGCTCAACCAATGAAATAGGGATTTTTGAGATGCAAGGCCATGGTTTGATTGAGGTCAATAATCCTTCGGAGGTTTTTCTAGAAGAACGCTTAGAAGGCTCAACTGGCTCTGCGATTGTTTGTGCGCTTGAGGGGACACGACCTATCTTGGTAGAAATTCAAGCCTTGACCACACCGACGATGTTTGGTAATGCCAAACGGACGACATCTGGACTTGATTTTAACCGCGTAAGTCTGATTATGGCAGTTTTAGAAAAACGTGCAGGTTTGCTCATGCAAAATCAAGATGCTTATCTTAAATCTGCTGGAGGTGTCAAATTAGATGAGCCTGCTATTGACCTTGCGGTAGCTATCGCAGTAGCTTCAAGTTATAAAGAACTATCGACAGATGCGCGTGAATGTTTTATCGGCGAAATTGGTCTGACTGGTGAAATTCGTAGGGTTACTCGGATTGAGCAACGAATTAATGAAGCAGCAAAGCTCGGTTTTAAAAAAGTTTACGCCCCTAAAAACTCAATATCAGGAATAGAAATCCCTGAAAATATCGAAGTAGTTGGTGTGACAACACTAATGGAGTGCATGAAATTAGTCTTCTCCTGA
- a CDS encoding helix-turn-helix transcriptional regulator — translation MKISRLIEILLTLLSRETVSATEFAMRFEVSKKTIYRDVESLNLAGIPVYLKQGRYGGLTLENSYKLDKHLLSTNDLQNILLALSSVHQQISNDKITATLEKISSMIVQENQQIFFDWQGNMTAHDELRDLTQCLADAIQNYQRVGFSYIDAAGNESQREVEPTNIFFKVDHWYLHAYDDSRKAFRNFKLSRMMNVKVLKLHFEAREVPKVDIVKDDFLQATPLFKVKIVFDKSLREKVVDWLGQKEIIRKDNQNFEITITLPLKETSFRQILSLGNKAKIIADSPFEKAFRDYLSALVEHYPTSL, via the coding sequence TTGAAAATCTCTCGACTCATCGAAATTTTGTTAACATTACTTTCGCGAGAAACAGTCTCAGCAACCGAATTTGCGATGCGTTTTGAAGTCTCAAAAAAGACAATTTACCGTGATGTTGAATCCTTGAATCTAGCAGGTATTCCAGTTTACCTCAAGCAAGGACGATACGGAGGATTGACATTAGAAAATTCGTATAAGTTGGATAAACATCTCTTATCAACGAATGATTTGCAAAATATTTTACTTGCTTTGTCAAGCGTTCATCAGCAAATTTCCAATGATAAGATAACAGCGACATTGGAAAAAATATCGAGTATGATTGTTCAAGAAAATCAACAAATATTTTTTGATTGGCAAGGAAATATGACAGCGCATGATGAACTACGTGATTTAACTCAATGCTTGGCGGACGCCATACAGAACTATCAGCGTGTAGGATTTTCATATATTGATGCAGCTGGAAATGAAAGCCAGCGTGAAGTAGAGCCGACCAATATTTTCTTCAAAGTTGACCATTGGTATTTACACGCTTATGATGATTCTAGGAAAGCTTTTAGAAATTTTAAGTTATCTCGAATGATGAATGTAAAGGTTCTAAAATTGCATTTTGAAGCCCGTGAAGTGCCAAAAGTTGACATTGTGAAAGATGATTTTTTACAGGCAACTCCATTATTTAAAGTCAAAATTGTCTTTGACAAGAGTCTCCGTGAAAAAGTAGTTGACTGGCTCGGTCAAAAAGAAATCATACGAAAAGACAATCAAAATTTTGAAATTACCATAACACTTCCCCTAAAAGAAACAAGTTTCCGACAGATTTTATCTCTAGGAAACAAAGCAAAAATTATTGCCGACTCTCCCTTTGAAAAAGCATTTAGAGATTATCTGTCAGCGCTGGTAGAACATTATCCAACATCACTTTAG
- a CDS encoding AraC family transcriptional regulator encodes MTFTIEHKDALTLHGWTVKFDGISLATWETIDEVRRLKSEHFITLAKTENLPEKMANSLDGFGYAIGENRTDGFYYFAGVNSAIQAPDFFELPESDYVILTAKGGDSRTLFDRLNTELFADVLPQLKDTYDFIDGFVVEVITAGVPLDAEVELRFPVSKK; translated from the coding sequence ATGACTTTTACAATCGAACACAAAGATGCACTGACACTTCATGGCTGGACCGTCAAATTTGACGGAATTTCTTTGGCGACTTGGGAAACCATTGACGAAGTTCGCAGATTAAAGAGTGAACATTTTATTACCCTTGCGAAAACTGAAAATCTTCCAGAAAAAATGGCGAATAGTCTGGACGGATTTGGTTATGCAATCGGTGAAAACCGGACAGACGGATTTTATTATTTCGCTGGTGTCAATAGCGCTATTCAAGCACCTGACTTTTTCGAGCTACCAGAGAGCGACTATGTCATTCTTACAGCTAAAGGGGGAGATTCGAGAACTCTTTTTGACCGATTAAATACTGAACTTTTTGCAGATGTCTTACCTCAGCTTAAAGATACTTATGACTTCATAGATGGATTTGTGGTTGAAGTCATCACTGCTGGAGTTCCTCTTGATGCTGAAGTCGAACTAAGATTTCCTGTCAGTAAAAAATAA
- the rplQ gene encoding 50S ribosomal protein L17: MSNRKLGRTSSQRKAMLRDLTTDLIINETIVTTEARAKEVRRTVEKMITLGKKGDLSARRQAATYVRNEIAIKDFNEETETFPTALQKLFSDLAPRYEGRNGGYTRILKVEPRRGDAAPMAIIELV, encoded by the coding sequence ATGAGCAATCGTAAACTTGGACGTACATCTTCACAACGTAAAGCTATGCTTCGTGATTTGACAACAGATTTGATTATCAACGAAACAATCGTTACAACTGAAGCGCGCGCTAAAGAAGTACGTCGTACAGTAGAAAAAATGATTACGCTTGGTAAAAAAGGTGACCTTTCTGCACGTCGTCAAGCAGCAACTTACGTACGTAACGAAATCGCAATCAAAGATTTCAACGAAGAAACTGAAACTTTCCCAACTGCACTTCAAAAATTGTTCAGCGACCTTGCACCTCGTTATGAAGGACGCAACGGTGGTTACACTCGTATCCTTAAAGTTGAACCACGTCGTGGTGATGCTGCACCTATGGCAATTATCGAACTTGTTTAA